The DNA segment CATCATTTACTCATCGAGCGAACAAATGTTCTGTGCAAATGTTCGTTCGGAGAAAAATTTAAATTAATGTAAGTTAGGCTCACTGGTACAACCATGAGGAACTTCATTAGTTCGCTTGCAAATGCCCACACCTCTCCCATTAAAGGGGTGTTCTGCGATACATAGGATGATCAAAATGAGCAATAAATTAGAGCAACTTCGTAAACTAACAACTGTTGTAGCTGACACTGGCGATATCGAAGCTATCAGCAAGTACACTCCGGAAGATGCAACAACTAACCCTTCTCTAATTCTTAAAGCCGCTCAAATTGCTGAGTACGCACCTCTAATCGATGCTTCTATCGAATACGCTAAAGCGCAAAGCGCTGATAAAGCACAACAAGTTCAAGACACTTGTGACATGCTTAACGTGAACATCGGTAAAGAAATCCTTAACGTTGTACCTGGCCGTATCTCTACTGAAGTAGATGCTCGTCTTTCTTACGACATGGAAGGCAGCGTTGCTAAAGCTCGTCAACTTATCAAAATGTACAACGACGCTGGCATCACTAACGACCGCATCCTTATCAAGTTGGCTTCTACTTGGGAAGGCATCCGTGCTGCTGAAATCCTAGAGAAAGAAGGCATCAACTGTAACCTAACGCTTCTATTCTCTTTCGCTCAAGCTCGTGCTTGTGCTGAAGCGGGTGTATTCCTAATCTCTCCTTTCGTTGGTCGCATCATGGACTGGTACAAAGCGAAAGAAGGTCGCGATTTCGAAGCTTCAGAAGATCCAGGCGTAATCTCTGTTTCAGAAATCT comes from the Vibrio splendidus genome and includes:
- the tal gene encoding transaldolase, which codes for MSNKLEQLRKLTTVVADTGDIEAISKYTPEDATTNPSLILKAAQIAEYAPLIDASIEYAKAQSADKAQQVQDTCDMLNVNIGKEILNVVPGRISTEVDARLSYDMEGSVAKARQLIKMYNDAGITNDRILIKLASTWEGIRAAEILEKEGINCNLTLLFSFAQARACAEAGVFLISPFVGRIMDWYKAKEGRDFEASEDPGVISVSEIYNYYKEHGYKTVVMGASFRNIGEILELAGCDRLTIAPQLLADLEAAEGEVVEKLIDSNGTKERPAAMTHAEFLWDHNQDPMAVEKLAEGIRNFAVDQGKLEDMIAAKL